The Vibrio syngnathi DNA window GTTCAAATCAACCCAAGCTATATTGCGCTAGGGCATATCTTCCCAACAACAACTAAACAGATGCCATCGAAACCTCAGGGTTTAGTTCGTTTATCTCTGTATCAACAGCTGATTGATACTATCCCATACACAGAACAACTTATCGGTTATCCGACGGTTGCTATTGGCGGTATTGACCAATCGACAGCTGAGCAGGTGTGGGAGTGTGGGGTATCGAGTTTGGCGGTGGTACGTGCGATTACATTGGCGGAAGACCCACAGAAAGTGATCGAATTTTTCGAAAAACTGATGGTACCTAAATCTCCAACTATCAAGGAAGAGGTTATACAGGAGCCTAGCTATGTTGAGTGACTTTGAGTTTATTCGTTATCAACGACAAATTGCGTTACCTGAAGTGGGTGAGCAAGGGCAACGCAACCTACTAAATAGTCATGTGTTGATCATCGGTTGTGGTGGCTTAGGTAATGCTGCGGCTCTTTACCTGGCTGCTTCTGGTGTTGGAAAGATCGTGCTGGTCGATGATGATTGTGTCGATTCATCGAACCTGCAACGACAGGTCGCGTTCAGGGAAAATCAGTTAGGTTCGCCTAAGGTTGAAGCGTTGAAGCAACAACTGAGTGAGCTCAATGGTCGCAGCCAAGTAAGAACCATCAATCAACGAATGAGTGAAAGTCAGCTTGAGCTTGAAGTGATGCTAGCTGACTTAGTGTTGGATTGTACTGACAACTTCGAGTCACGCCAGCAGGTTAACCAAGCATGTTTCAGCACGAAGACCCCTTTGATTTCTGGTTCTGCAATTGGCTGGAAAGGCCAGTTTATTGTATTTGATTATCAGAATCAGAAAGGGTGCTATCACTGCTTGTTCCCGTTTAGACATCATCCACAAACGACTCGTTGTAGCGATAGCGGCATCATAGGCCCAGTTGTTGGCACTATAGGTAACCTTCAAGCTTTGGCTGCTATTCAACGTCTAACTCGTGGTGAGTTTCAAGTCGCAACACACCAGCTCAAACTGTTCGATGGCCAAACGATGAACTGGCAAAACTTAATGGTCACTCAAGATAGTGAATGTTCCGTGTGCAGTGCGTCTGCAATTAAGCATTTAGAAGAAGAAATCCAATGAGTCATATAACGATCTCTATAAACGAGCAACCAGAACAGGTAGCGCACTCGTCGTCTCTAGCGGACATTATCCAATCTCTA harbors:
- a CDS encoding HesA/MoeB/ThiF family protein codes for the protein MLSDFEFIRYQRQIALPEVGEQGQRNLLNSHVLIIGCGGLGNAAALYLAASGVGKIVLVDDDCVDSSNLQRQVAFRENQLGSPKVEALKQQLSELNGRSQVRTINQRMSESQLELEVMLADLVLDCTDNFESRQQVNQACFSTKTPLISGSAIGWKGQFIVFDYQNQKGCYHCLFPFRHHPQTTRCSDSGIIGPVVGTIGNLQALAAIQRLTRGEFQVATHQLKLFDGQTMNWQNLMVTQDSECSVCSASAIKHLEEEIQ